One window from the genome of Saimiri boliviensis isolate mSaiBol1 chromosome 2, mSaiBol1.pri, whole genome shotgun sequence encodes:
- the LOC120366397 gene encoding small ribosomal subunit protein eS4, X isoform-like: MARGPKKHLKRVAAPKHWMLDKLTGVFAPRPSTGPHKLRECLPLIIFLRNRLKYALTGDEVKKICMQRFIKIDGKVRTDITYPAGFMDVISIDKTGENFRLIYDIKGCFAVHRITPEEAKYKLCKVRKIFVGTKGIPHLVTHDARTIRYPDPLIKVNDTIQIDLETGKITDFIKFDTGNLCMVTGGANLGRIGVITNRERHPGSFDVVHVKDANGNSFATRLSNIFVIGKGNKPWISLPRGKGIHLTIAEERDKRLAAKQSSG; this comes from the coding sequence ATGGCTCGTGGTCCCAAGAAGCATCTGAAGCGGGTGGCAGCTCCAAAGCATTGGATGTTGGATAAATTGACCGGTGTGTTTGCTCCTCGTCCATCCACCGGTCCTCACAAGTTGAGAGAATGTCTCCCTCTCATCATTTTCCTAAGGAACAGACTTAAGTATGCCCTGACAGGAGATGAAGTAAAGAAGATTTGCATGCAGCGGTTCATTAAGATCGATGGCAAGGTCCGAACTGATATAACCTACCCTGCTGGTTTCATGGATGTCATCAGCATTGACAAGACGGGAGAGAATTTCCGTCTGATCTATGACATCAAGGGTTGCTTTGCTGTACATCGTATTACACCTGAAGAGGCCAAGTACAAATTGTGCAAAGTACGAAAAATCTTTGTGGGCACAAAAGGAATCCCTCATCTGGTGACTCATGATGCTCGCACCATCCGCTACCCTGATCCCCTCATCAAGGTGAATGATACCATTCAGATTGATTTGGAGACTGGCAAGATTACTGATTTCATCAAGTTTGACACTGGTAACCTGTGTATGGTGACTGGGGGTGCCAACCTGGGAAGAATTGGTGTGATTACCAACAGAGAGAGGCACCCTGGATCTTTCGATGTGGTTCACGTGAAAGATGCCAATGGCAACAGCTTTGCCACTCGACTTtccaatatttttgttattggcaAGGGCAACAAACCATGGATTTCTCTTCCCCGAGGAAAGGGTATCCACCTCACCATTGctgaagagagagacaaaagacTGGCAGCCAAACAGAGCAGTGGGTGA